TGACCGTGACAGCGCTGAGCGTGCTTATAACACCCTGTCCTCACGCGGCTACAGCAAAGACGACGTTAACCTATTGATGTCGGATGAAACCCGTAAGCGTCACTTCGGCGAAAATACTCCTGACACTGATCTAGGCGACAAAGCTATGGAAGGTGCTGGTGTAGGCTCGGCCATTGGTGGTACTGCTGGTGCTATTATCGGCGCTATCGCCGCTATCGGTACTTCGGTTGCCCTTCCTGGCCTAGGACTTGTTATCGCTGGTCCTATTGCAGCAGCTTTGGCTGGTGCTGGTGCTGGTGGCTTAACTGGTGGCCTAGTAGGTGCACTAGTAGGTTCAGGTATTCCTGAGGAGCACGCTGCCGAGTACGAGCAGGACATTAAGCAAGGCGGTATCGTAATGGGTGTGAAGCCCCGCAACGATGAAGACGCTAAGTACTTCGAAGAGGAGTTCCGTCGTCATAACGCCGACCGTGTTCGTCGCTACTAGTAGCTATCTATAGCTAACTAATCTTTGATAAAAAGCCCCCTCTAACATAGAGGGGGCTTTTTTGTTATATATAAGCAGGAGCGATAAGACAGTTGCCTTATTTTAGCTATTATGCTTTGGGTTTTTTATCCGAATCATATCCTGTTGCGTATCTGTAGCTGATTGCAGAGTTTTACTGATGTGGTATAATGCAACCCTACTGGCAAAGCCGCTTCCTTTCCTGTGCTTGTGGGCACTTATTTGCCAATAGCTAGCGTTTTGTGCTTATAGCCGGTCCCACGCTAGATAATTGATAAGCGGCTCGCGGTTTATTTCCTTTTGATTTTCTCCATTTCACGCTGATTTCCATGTCTTCTCCCCGCTTGAAAATAGGGCTTTATGCCTCGCTGGTGATGGCCATCTTTGTGCTTGCTTCTTACAAGCTCTACCGGCGTACCGATGCCCGGGCGCCGCAGAAAGATGAGGTCCTCATCAAAGCCATGCTTCAGGGCTTAACTGTAGCGCACTACCAGCCTGAAAAAGTAGATGATACTTTCTCAAAGCGGGTGTTTGATCTGACCCTAAAGCGCATTGATTACAATAAGAAGTTCTTGTTGCAGTCGGACGTAGCGCAGCTGCGCAAATACCAGACGGCCATCGACGATCAGGTGAAAGCGGGTACCCACGAGTTCCTCGACTTAGCCTCGCAGCTGATGGACCAGCGCATGAAAGATGTGCAGGTTATGTATCGCGAGATTTTGGCCCAACCTTTCGACTTCACCAAGGAAGAGTCATTTGAGACTGAGTCGGATAAAATGACTTTTGCGGCCGATAAGGCTGCCCAGCGAGAAGAGTGGCGCAAATATTTGAAGTATCATACCCTCTCACGGGTTTCCGAGATGATGGATGAGCAGGCCAAGCGCAAGGAAAAAGCCTTGGCTCCTACTGCCTCTATTGGCAAACCGGCCATCGTGGCGACTAATGAGCCTAACCGGACACCTGCCGAAATGGAAATTGAGGCACGCAAGCGGGTATTGAAGTACTTCGATAGCCAGTTTAACGATATGATGCAGACGGACGCAGCGGAGCGTCTTGCACTGTATGCCAATGCTATTGCTAACACCTACGATCCTCATACTGAGTATTTTGCCCCCCGCGATAAAGAAAGATTTGACGAAGGCATGACTGGCCAATTTGAAGGAATCGGTGCCTCGTTACAAGAAAAAGATGGTCAGATTAAGGTATCTGATTTGATTCCGGGCAGTGCTTCGTATCGTCAAGGTGACTTGAAAGCTGGTGATATTATTCTGCGGGTAGCGCAGGGTACAGCTGAGCCGGTATCCGTTGAAGGCTTGCGTCTGGATAAAGCGGTAGCGCTGATCAAAGGCAAGAAAGGAACTGAGGTTCGCCTTACGGTAAAGAAAGCGGATGGCAGCACGCAGATAATTCCTATCATCCGTGACGTGGTTATCATCGAAGAAACCTTCGCTAAGTCAGCTACTATCAACGAAGGCGGTAAAAAGGTAGGCTATATCCGCCTCCCAAGCTTTTATGCTGATTTCAGTGACAATGGTGGTCGCAGCAGCGCTACTGATGTTAAGAAAGAGTTGGAGAAGCTAACCAGCGAAAACGTACAGGGTGTAGTGCTCGACTTGCGCCAGAACGGTGGTGGTTCCTTGCAGGATGCCGTAGAGATGGCTGGTTTATTCGTTGAGAATGGCCCTATAGTACAGGTTCGCTCGAGCCAAGGTGCGCCAACCATCATGAACGACCGCGACCCTCGCGTGCAATACTCTGGGCCGCTGGTGGTGCTAGTAAATAAGTACAGTGCTTCGGCCTCCGAAATTTTGGCTGCTGCCATCCAAGACTATAAGCGTGGCGTCGTGATAGGTGCGGCCAGCACTTACGGTAAGGGTACGGTCCAGCGTGTCTTTGACTTGGATGACGCGATGCCCGCTGAATTCAACAACATCAAGCCTTTTGGTTCGCTGAAGCTGACGACGCAGAAGTTCTACCGCATCAACGGTGGCTCTACGCAGTTTAAAGGTGTAGTGCCGGACATTATCCTGCCAGACATGTATAGCTACCTCGACCAAGGTGAGAAGGAGTCGGATTATCCGTTGAAGTGGGATGAGATCAGCCCAGCTCGCTACCGTCCTTGGAGTGGTGCCCCCGCCGTTGCTAAGCTAACTGAGGCTAGTAAGAAGCGTGTGGACACTAGTGAAAGCTTCAAGCTAATCAATGGTATGGTGCAGCGCATGATCAAGCGGAAGAACGAAACGATGGTTAGCCTGAAGCTGGATACGTATCGGGCTGAGCAATTGCTAGCCAAAGCAGAATCAGATAAGTATGAGCAATTGCAGAAAGCTGCAAAGCCGCTCGAAATTGCTCCTTTGGCCGTTGACATTCGTCAGTTGGGTTCCGATACCGTACAGGTAAACCGGGCTACCCGATTTACTCGCAACCTCAAGAAGGATATCACCTTGCGTGAGGCTGTGGCTGTTGTTAAGGACCAGATTTAAGCAACGTTTAGTAAGCTCACACAGCTTACCAAAAAAGCCCCCAGAACGGTTCTGGGGGCTTTTTTGGCTCTTACTATCAATGACAATTAAATTAGTAAATCGACTCTAATAGTTGTTGCTAATCAATCATCATATTTTAAATATAAATCATTGATTAACAGCATTATAATTAAATTAAATATTGGCGAATATTTTTAGTAAATATGCAACTCAAAGCTAGTCCAAGCTGTTTACTTTGCATGACGACGATATTAGAGAACAACATCATTCCGCTCGTTACGGACGAGCAGAGGCAAGCGGAGGAAACGTGGCGCAAATCGATTCCTGCCCAGGTTTTTCTCAATTACTTCTTTGCCATAAACTACCACATTCAGGAGAACGACGACGCGACTGGCGGCTTGCAGCATCTGCCCTACTTCCGGGCGCATCAGGCCGACCTGACCGACGCCGACATCCCGAATATCACCAAGCTCCTGCACGCCTGCTGGAGCACGGAGTACGCTCTGCGTGCTACCGCTGAGCTAGGCGATGAAGATTACTTACGCAATGCTCTGCACTGGACATTTCCGCAGGCATATCATACCATCTTATCTGGTTTGCAGGCTTTTCTGTATACCACTGGCGTACGCTCCAACAACTCTTCGCTGATTCAGCGGGAGGTGGGCCGCTTAGTTGTGCGCAATGCCTATCCGCGACCAGTGTCATTCTACGCCGCTGGTGCTTACGGCGACTTTAGCATTCACCGTCTGCCGCTGGCTGGCTACAAGGCTGGCTTGCACATTGCAGGCAAGGAGATTGAAGCCCAGGCTCAGATCGGCCAGTTCCTGCGCACTACGCGCAAGATGAAGGCCCAGATCACGCGTCAGCAGGTGCAGGCTAACCCCAACACCGCGCTGCGCAGCCAGAAGACCGGCAAGGTGCTCGACAAGTGGACTCCGCAGCATTGGCAGCAGATTACGTGGCGCTTAGGCTACACGACCATCTTCGATCTGCTCAGCCGCCTGCGCATTTCGCAGACCAGCCGTGAGATCGAGCGCTACGTGGAGGCCGAGATTGACTTCAAGCTTTTCCACCAGTCGCTGCTCAACATCGTGAGCTACCTCAATGGGATTCACGAGAGCTACGTGGCTAAAGCTATGGGCCTGGAGCGCTATCAGCAGCTACTCGCTGACCTGCCCAAGCACTTACAGCACAGCTTCGTGGCCGACCGTCTGCGCAACCGCATCGAGCCGCTGCTGACTGGTGAGGCTCCCGCCCAAATGAACATCGCGGCTTAATCCGTTCTATTTACCGTCTTACTACTGATACACGTAAGCGCTGCTCCTTTGGGGCAGCGCTTTTTGTTTCTGCATAATCCGGGCGGCGGGCGTAACTTCGCGGCCTTATTTCAAAGCCTTTGACCATGCACCATCTCAGCGAACAGGAACAGCAACGCCGCCACAAACTCGATGAGTTACATAAGCTCGGCATTGAGCCGTATCCATCCGAGCTGTTCGACGTGAATTTCTCCGCTCAGGAGATTCTGGATAACTACCATGTAGAACTCAATAACTTCCAAGAAGTGAGTCTGGCAGGCCGCATCATGTCGCAGCGCGTGATGGGCAAAGCCTCCTTCGCAGAATTGATGGACTCTTCGGGCCGCATTCAGCTTTATATCAACCGCGACGAAATCTGCCCCGGTGAGGATAAAGAGCTCTACAATACGGTTTTCAAAAAGCTGATTGACTTAGGCGATTTCGTGGGTGTGAAAGGCCGCGTGTTCAAAACGCAGGTGGGCGAAACCTCTATTCACGTTACAGAATTCAAGCTGCTGTCTAAGGCATTGCGCCCGCTGCCAGTAGTGAAGGAAAAAGACGGTCAGATTTACGACGCATTTACCGACCCTGAGCAGCGCTACCGTCAGCGCTACGTGGACATGGTGGTGAATCCGCATGTTCGGGAGACGTTCATGAAGCGGACGCTACTGGTGCAGGCCATGCGCAACTACCTGAACGACAAAGGCTACTTAGAGGTGGAAACGCCCATTCTTCAGCCTTTGTACGGCGGTGCTGCTGCGCGTCCGTTCAAAACCTTTCATAACACGCTGGACATGACGCTGTATTTGCGCATTGCCAACGAGCTATACCTCAAGCGGCTGATTGTAGGCGGCTTCGATGGCGTATATGAGTTCTCTAAGGACTTCCGCAACGAGGGCATGTCACGGTTTCACAACCCTGAGTTCACCCAGATGGAGCTGTACGTAGCCTACAAAGACTACTACTGGATGATGGATTTGGTGGAGGAAATGGTAGAGCGCGTAGCCCTCGAGCTGCACGGCAAAACCGAAGTGCAGGTAGGCGACAACCTCATCAACTTCCAGCGGCCCTGGAAGCGCTTCACCATGTTTGAAGCTATCCAGCACTTCAGCGGCGTCGATATTACTGATATGGATGAAGCCGCACTGCGCGAAACCGCTCAAAAGCTCAATGTGCACTTGGACCCCAGCATGGGCAAAGCCAAAATCATCGACGAGCTGTTCGGCGAACTGTGCGAGCCGAAGCTCATTCAGCCTACCTTCATCACTGATTATCCGGTGGAAATGTCGCCGCTGGCGAAGAAGCACCGCTCGAAGCCCGGCTTGGTAGAGCGCTTTGAGGCTATCTGCAACGGTAAAGAAATCTGTAACGCTTTCTCCGAGCTAAACGACCCCATCGACCAGCGTCAGCGCTTCGAAGATCAATTGGAGCTTGGCAAGCGCGGCGACGTGGAGGCGATGGTGCTCGATGAGGATTTCCTGCGAGCTTTGGAGTACGGAATGCCTCCTACGGCTGGCCTAGGCATCGGTATCGACCGCCTGAGCATGATTATGACTAACTCGAACTCCATTCAGGATGTGCTCTTCTTCCCCAGATGAAGCCGGAGAACAACTAATACTTCCGTGTTTAATGCTCAGCAAAAGAGCCCCCCAGAATGACTCTAGGGGCTCTTTTGCTGTATAAATTCAAATTGCAGCTGCCCATTAAAAAGCGACAATCCGTACTGGCTAGAAATCAGAAAGCCTCCCGCAAAAATCACGAGAGGCTTTCCTTTATAACTGACTTACCCTTCCAATCGGGGTGATAGGAAGAAGCTTGCGATGAACAATCTGATTTTGCTACTAAGTCTGTTTGACCAATACTCAGCAGAAGCTCCTACTGTCGGCAATTTTACTTCCGATACTTCTCCGATTTTCTTTCAAGCCGGTTATGTCTTCTTTAACGGCATTGCACAGCTAAGGTTACAAATCGCCGAAAAGATTTCTGTTTTTTTAGAGGCCGCGATTCGGACCTTCTTGGTTCAGGATATCGTCGGCGTCGGTACCACCGATGGCGTTACCACCAACCGAGCCAGTACCCGTTATATCCTGTCCGCCCCGACGACCGGCGCCCGGTGCGCTGGCCAAGTCACCACTCTGGTCAGCCCGCGTGCCCGCCGACGATTTGAGCGAGTTAAGGATGTCATCGGCGTTAGCACGGTTGGCCGACTCTTCGCCGCCTGGTGTTGCGCCGCCTTTCAGGTCATTGATTTTAGACAGGCTGTCCTGGAAAAGCTTGGTCAAGTCATCGCTGAACTTGGAAGCCGATTTCTTGAGGGTAGTGCGCGTTTCTTCGCCTGTTTCGGGAGCTAGGAGCAAGCCTGCAATAATACCAGCACTGGCGCCAGCCAACAGGGAAAGAATGATTTTGCCGTTTTGGTCTTTCATGAACGTAAGCAGTAAGAATAGAAAGATGAATACGGATCGGCCCTGAGGGCTTCTGAGGCCTCAGGGCCGATCCGCAAGTTGTAACGCTATTATGCGGCGAAGGTTATCACAAAAAAAGCCCCTCCTCTATTACAGAGGAGGGGCTTTTAGTAATCGTCCAAAGCCAGAGTTGGCTTACAGATCGTTCAGCATTTTGGTGATTTCACGCTTGCCTTTACCGAGCTTCTGCTGCAGGCGGCCTACGAGATCTTCTTCTTGGCCTTCAGCGTACTGCAGGTCCTCGTCGGTGAGCTGGGCGTATTGCTGACGCAGTTTGCCTTTGCTCTCATTCCAGTCACCTTTCAGCTTCAGGCTGCTGCCTGCGCCAGTAATGCCCAGATCTTCGAGCTTCTCTACGTAGCCTTTGAATTTAGAGTCAAGCTCTTCGCCATATTTGGAGAGCTGCTCGCCGAGTTGACCGCTGTACTTAGCTGCAGCGTTCTTCAGGTTGCCACGGGTAGCGGTGCCCTTATCTGGAGCCATCAGCAGGCCAGCAATGATGCCAGCGCTAGCACCAGCTAATACGGCGAGAAGAATTTTTCCTGAGTTGTCTTCTTGTTGATACGACATGTTGGTAAGGAGAGAAAGTGAATACTTGAAAACAGGCGGTAAAATCGTCGGCTCCAAATAGTGGAGCCAGTGAAGTAAGGGCACGCCCGGCTTGTTAAGCTGATTGCCTATACGAACACTGTTAAGCTGGGTTATATTTAAGGAATAAAAAATAGCTGAAATAAAATATACCATTGATTAAGAGGGCATTTTGCCCCCCAGTCCGTACTTTGACCTGTCCTCCCAAGTTGGGCAAGCAGGTTATTTCCCGTTGTTCGCGTATGAAAAACTTCCTTTTCGCAGCTGCTTTTATGCCCCTACTGGCTATGTGCAGCCAGCCACCCGCCGCTTCTACCGCTACAACTCCGGCAGCCACCGCCGCCTGCATCGACTCCACCAAAATCGACCCGGCTGGTATCTGCACCATGCAATACGACCCCGTGTGCGGCTGCAATGGCAAGACCTACAGCAACGACTGTGTCGCTTCCAACGCGGGCGTGCTCACCTACACCAAAGGCGAGTGCCCCACCACCCCAAAAAACTAAGAATTTGCCCCCCGCCCCTATGTCAGAAGAGAAAAAGTATTTTCGTCAGCAGGCACCCTTCCGCGTGCCTACCACCGACGGCAAGCTCATTGAGGAGCACATTGGCCTAGCCAGCACTCACACCAGCCGTTACAGCGTGGCCCACATGGTGGCGCCGCCCCAGTGGAGC
The window above is part of the Hymenobacter radiodurans genome. Proteins encoded here:
- a CDS encoding YtxH domain-containing protein — encoded protein: MSYQQEDNSGKILLAVLAGASAGIIAGLLMAPDKGTATRGNLKNAAAKYSGQLGEQLSKYGEELDSKFKGYVEKLEDLGITGAGSSLKLKGDWNESKGKLRQQYAQLTDEDLQYAEGQEEDLVGRLQQKLGKGKREITKMLNDL
- a CDS encoding carboxy terminal-processing peptidase, which produces MSSPRLKIGLYASLVMAIFVLASYKLYRRTDARAPQKDEVLIKAMLQGLTVAHYQPEKVDDTFSKRVFDLTLKRIDYNKKFLLQSDVAQLRKYQTAIDDQVKAGTHEFLDLASQLMDQRMKDVQVMYREILAQPFDFTKEESFETESDKMTFAADKAAQREEWRKYLKYHTLSRVSEMMDEQAKRKEKALAPTASIGKPAIVATNEPNRTPAEMEIEARKRVLKYFDSQFNDMMQTDAAERLALYANAIANTYDPHTEYFAPRDKERFDEGMTGQFEGIGASLQEKDGQIKVSDLIPGSASYRQGDLKAGDIILRVAQGTAEPVSVEGLRLDKAVALIKGKKGTEVRLTVKKADGSTQIIPIIRDVVIIEETFAKSATINEGGKKVGYIRLPSFYADFSDNGGRSSATDVKKELEKLTSENVQGVVLDLRQNGGGSLQDAVEMAGLFVENGPIVQVRSSQGAPTIMNDRDPRVQYSGPLVVLVNKYSASASEILAAAIQDYKRGVVIGAASTYGKGTVQRVFDLDDAMPAEFNNIKPFGSLKLTTQKFYRINGGSTQFKGVVPDIILPDMYSYLDQGEKESDYPLKWDEISPARYRPWSGAPAVAKLTEASKKRVDTSESFKLINGMVQRMIKRKNETMVSLKLDTYRAEQLLAKAESDKYEQLQKAAKPLEIAPLAVDIRQLGSDTVQVNRATRFTRNLKKDITLREAVAVVKDQI
- a CDS encoding Kazal-type serine protease inhibitor domain-containing protein; protein product: MKNFLFAAAFMPLLAMCSQPPAASTATTPAATAACIDSTKIDPAGICTMQYDPVCGCNGKTYSNDCVASNAGVLTYTKGECPTTPKN
- the lysS gene encoding lysine--tRNA ligase; its protein translation is MHHLSEQEQQRRHKLDELHKLGIEPYPSELFDVNFSAQEILDNYHVELNNFQEVSLAGRIMSQRVMGKASFAELMDSSGRIQLYINRDEICPGEDKELYNTVFKKLIDLGDFVGVKGRVFKTQVGETSIHVTEFKLLSKALRPLPVVKEKDGQIYDAFTDPEQRYRQRYVDMVVNPHVRETFMKRTLLVQAMRNYLNDKGYLEVETPILQPLYGGAAARPFKTFHNTLDMTLYLRIANELYLKRLIVGGFDGVYEFSKDFRNEGMSRFHNPEFTQMELYVAYKDYYWMMDLVEEMVERVALELHGKTEVQVGDNLINFQRPWKRFTMFEAIQHFSGVDITDMDEAALRETAQKLNVHLDPSMGKAKIIDELFGELCEPKLIQPTFITDYPVEMSPLAKKHRSKPGLVERFEAICNGKEICNAFSELNDPIDQRQRFEDQLELGKRGDVEAMVLDEDFLRALEYGMPPTAGLGIGIDRLSMIMTNSNSIQDVLFFPR
- a CDS encoding YtxH domain-containing protein, producing MKDQNGKIILSLLAGASAGIIAGLLLAPETGEETRTTLKKSASKFSDDLTKLFQDSLSKINDLKGGATPGGEESANRANADDILNSLKSSAGTRADQSGDLASAPGAGRRGGQDITGTGSVGGNAIGGTDADDILNQEGPNRGL